One window of the Benincasa hispida cultivar B227 chromosome 3, ASM972705v1, whole genome shotgun sequence genome contains the following:
- the LOC120072857 gene encoding histone-lysine N-methyltransferase SUVR5 isoform X3: MKKLSVGMLNIIDQFHLEALIESARDVTTWKEFAMEASRCNGYSDLGRMLMKLQNMIVQCFINSDWLQNSLHSWVQRCQNAQTAEMIEMLKEELADAILWDKVKSHGDAPVQHTFSSVWKTWKHEVTKWFSISPTLPITRDKEQQTVEAFLATALQVSRKRPKLEVRRAEAHASLVESKCSDQAMAVDIDSVFFNNRNSLNAKLASESHKGEAREIVTSAGSLSTVPCRLTGIVVQTGNLDLASCKDVELMPRAEVVAEKSLTYGNKNRQCIAFIESKGRQCVRWANEGDVYCCVHLSSRFTGNADKKEQTRSVESPMCQGTTVLGSRCKHRSLFGSSFCKKHRPRSETKTESTSLGNKLIEKQQDIYSVEDTSNKENPLGVDEADVINNGNSSSDKLEHHGKDSIASELRHCIGSCEHIDSNPCLESPKRHSLYCEKHLPSWLKRARNGKSRVISKEVFMDLLRDCNSQEPKIHLHQACELFYRLFKSILSLRNPVPMEVQFQWALSEASKNLGVGEQFLKLVGREKERLKRIWGFDAEDAQLSSPSMEAATSGPLLTSGNCGDDMSIRCKICSEEFLDDQALSTHFMDGHKKEAQWLFRGYACAICLDSFTNKKVLETHVQERHHAPFVEQCMLLQCIPCGSHFGNTEQLWLHVVTVHPIDFRLSNSSRQQNSSSGEDSPVKPTQCNIVSKAKDNKNVGGLRKFNCRFCGLKFDLLPDLGRHHQAAHMGPGLVNSRPAKRGFHYYAYKSKSGKLGHPRFKKTKAGVSNRIRNRTKASMKKHIQASKLLSTGSINLQPHVSQLASSRKLTQGSTVAKALVSEIQKRKLSPTNIDILSIAQSACCKVNFKVLLEQKFGVLPEYFYLKAAELCREKGKVNWYIKGFVCPNGCETFEDPLLLAHLMPHPNSFGDNENAHTPDPVSSKWKSHGCSYVSGSHLSSQQFREKAVVLCEDISFGQELVPVVCVADDCQRNPHHMSLANSGAQNVGYSMPWENFTYIKKPLLDKSLAIHTESLQFGCACPHSLCSSETCDHVYLFNSDYEDPKDIYGNPMLRRFPYDENGRIILEEGYLVYECNEMCSCSRTCPNRVLQNGVQVKLEVFMTETKGWAVRAGEAILRGTFVCEYIGEVLDEQEANRRRYRYNSEGSCYFLDVDAHINDISRLVEGSARYIIDATNYGNVSRFINHSCSPNLVTYQVLVESMEYQRSHIGLYANRDIATGEELTFNYRRVLLPGGNGCESSSC, from the exons ATGAAAAAACTTTCTGTTGGAATGCTGAATATCATAGACCAATTTCACCTTGAG GCTCTAATAGAGAGTGCACGTGATGTAACGACTTGGAAGGAGTTTGCCATGGAAGCTTCACGCTGTAATGGTTATTCCGATCTTGGTAGAATGCTCATGAAGCTGCAGAAT ATGATAGTGCAGTGCTTCATAAATTCAGATTGGCTTCAAAATTCTTTGCATTCCTGGGTACAACGATGTCAAAATGCTCAAACTGCAGAAATGATTGAAATGCTCAAGGAG GAATTGGCTGATGCTATTTTGTGGGACAAAGTGAAGTCTCACGGTGATGCACCAGTGCAGCATACTTTCAGTTCTGTGTGGAAAACCTGGAAGCATGAAGTTACAAAATGGTTTTCCATATCTCCCACCCTTCCCATTACGAGAGACAAAGAGCAGCAGACTGTTGAAGCTTTCTTAGCTACAGCTCTCCAAGTTAGCAGGAAGAGACCCAAGCTTGAAGTTCGTCGTGCAGAGGCACATGCTTCACTGGTGGAATCAAAGTGCTCAGACCAAGCTATGGCTGTTGATATTGATTCTGTTTTTTTCAATAACCGAAACAGTTTAAATGCTAAATTAGCATCTGAATCTCACAAGGGAGAGGCAAGGGAGATCGTTACATCAGCAGGCTCACTCAGTACTGTACCTTGCAGGTTGACTGGGATTGTGGTTCAAACTGGAAATTTGGATCTAGCCTCTTGCAAGGATGTGGAACTGATGCCTCGAGCTGAAGTAGTTGCAGAAAAATCCTTAACTTACGGTAACAAAAACAGACAATGCATAGCTTTTATTGAATCCAAGGGAAGGCAGTGTGTTAGGTGGGCTAATGAGGGTGATGTTTACTGTTGTGTGCATTTGTCCTCTCGTTTCACTGGCAACGCTGATAAGAAAGAACAGACTCGTTCTGTTGAATCACCAATGTGCCAAGGTACTACTGTTCTTGGAAGTAGGTGCAAACATCGATCCCTGTTTGGCTCCTCATTCTGTAAGAAGCACAGACCAAGGAGTGAAACAAAAACGGAGTCCACTTCCCTTGGAAATAAGCTTATTGAGAAGCAACAGGACATTTATAGTGTAGAAGACACTAGTAATAAAGAAAATCCCCTTGGAGTGGATGAGGCTGACGTGATCAATAATGGAAATAGCTCATCTGACAAGCTTGAACATCATGGAAAAGATTCTATTGCCTCAGAGCTTCGACATTGTATTGGGTCTTGCGAACATATTGACAGTAATCCATGTTTAgaaagcccaaaacgtcattccTTATATTGTGAAAAACACCTACCTAGCTGGCTTAAACGTGCAAGAAATGGTAAGAGTAGAGTAATATCGAAGGAAGTGTTCATGGATCTTTTAAGAGACTGTAACTCACAAGAGCCAAAAATACATTTGCATCAAGCCTGTGAGCTATTTTACAGGCTTTTCAAAAGTATTTTATCACTGAGGAATCCAGTGCCTATGGAGGTTCAATTTCAGTGGGCACTTTCTGAAGCTTCTAAAAATTTGGGAGTTGGGGaacaatttttgaaattggTAGGTCGTGAAAAGGAAAGATTGAAAAGGATATGGGGATTTGATGCGGAAGATGCACAACTTTCCTCGCCTTCAATGGAAGCGGCAACTTCAGGGCCATTATTAACTTCAGGTAATTGCGGTGATGATATGAGTATCAGATGCAAAATTTGCTCAGAAGAATTTCTTGATGATCAAGCACTCAGTACTCACTTCATGGATGGTCATAAAAAGGAAGCACAGTGGCTGTTCAGAGGTTATGCTTGTGCCATCTGCTTGGATTCGTTCACCAATAAGAAAGTTTTAGAAACTCATGTGCAGGAGAGACACCATGCACCATTTGTTGAGCAATGCATGCTTCTGCAGTGTATTCCTTGTGGCAGCCATTTTGGGAATACCGAACAATTATGGTTACATGTAGTTACTGTTCATCCGATTGATTTTAGATTGTCAAATTCTAGCAGGCAGCAGAATTCTTCTTCTGGTGAGGATTCCCCAGTCAAACCCACGCAGTGTAATATAGTTTCTAAGGCTAAGGACAACAAGAATGTAGGAGGTTTACGAAAGTTTAACTGTAGGTTCTGtggtttaaagtttgatttacTCCCTGATCTAGGTCGCCACCATCAAGCTGCGCATATGGGGCCAGGTTTAGTGAACTCTCGACCTGCAAAGAGGGGATTTCATTATTATGCTTATAAATCAAAATCTGGGAAACTTGGTCATCCTAGATTTAAGAAGACTAAGGCAGGTGTGTCAAATAGGATCAGAAACAGAACAAAAGCTAGCATGAAAAAACATATACAAGCTTCAAAGTTACTAAGCACAGGAAGTATAAATCTTCAACCTCATGTGTCCCAGTTAGCAAGTTCTCGTAAATTGACCCAAGGTTCAACTGTTGCAAAGGCATTGGTTTCTGAGATTCAGAAAAGAAAACTATCGCCTACCAATATTGACATTTTGTCTATTGCTCAGTCTGCCTGTTGTAAGGTCAATTTTAAAGTCCTTCTGGAACAGAAGTTTGGAGTATTACCTGAATATTTTTATCTTAAGGCAGCTGAATTATGCAGGGAAAAAGGCAAAGTTAACTGGTATATCAAGGGATTTGTTTGTCCTAATGGATGTGAGACATTTGAGGATCCTCTTTTGCTTGCCCATTTGATGCCTCATCCAAACAGTTTTGGTGACAATGAGAATGCACACACTCCCGATCCTGTGAGTAGCAAATGGAAAAGTCATGGATGCAGTTATGTCAGCGGTTCTCATCTTTCAAGCCAGCAGTTTAGAGAAAAAGCTGTCGTTTTGTGTGAAGATATAAGCTTTGGCCAGGAATTAGTTCCTGTGGTCTGTGTAGCTGATGACTGTCAAAGGAACCCACATCACATGTCTCTGGCTAACTCTGGTGCTCAAAATGTTGGATACTCCATGCCTTGGGAGAATTTTACCTACATTAAGAAACCATTGCTTGATAAATCCCTCGCCATTCATACAGAG AGTTTGCAGTTCGGATGTGCCTGCCCTCATTCACTCTGTTCTTCTGAAACATGTGATCATGTATACCTCTTTAATAGTGATTACGAAGACCCAAAGGACATTTATGGGAATCCCATGCTTCGCAGGTTCCCCTATGATGAGAATGGTCGAATTATTCTGGAG GAAGGTTACCTTGTCTATGAGTGTAACGAAATGTGCAGCTGTAGTAGAACCTGTCCAAATAGAGTGTTGCAAAATGGTGTTCAAGTGAAACTTGAAGTCTTCATGACGGAGACAAAG GGATGGGCAGTGAGGGCTGGTGAAGCAATCCTGCGTGGTACATTCGTCTGTGAGTATATTGGGGAGGTGTTGGATGAGCAGGAAGCAAACAGGAGACGGTACag GTATAACAGTGAAGGCAGCTGCTATTTCTTGGATGTGGATGCTCATATTAATGACATTAGCAGATTAGTTGAAGGATCAGCCAGATATATTATTGATGCCACAAATTATGGAAATGTTTCGAGATTCATAAATCACAG TTGCTCGCCAAATCTCGTGACTTACCAAGTTCTTGTCGAAAGCATGGAATATCAACGATCACATATTGGATTGTATGCAAACCGGGAT ATAGCTACAGGTGAAGAGCTGACATTCAATTACCGACGCGTACTATTGCCCGGAGGAAATGGCTGTGAATCTTCAAGTTGCTGA